The DNA window TTGGGTTGGGAGCGTTTGTGTTGGGTTTTGGTAGGGTGTTCCACGACCGTCACTTGAGCCAGACAATGATAGCGCCAGGTGTGTTCTAGGGCGTGTCATCAATTAAGCCAGATGACCGTAGCAGCTAGATAAATACCGCCCAGGAAACTCTCCGCCAGCTTGTCGTAGCGTGTAGCGAGCGCTCGATACTGTTTGAGT is part of the Coleofasciculus sp. FACHB-T130 genome and encodes:
- a CDS encoding transposase encodes the protein LKQYRALATRYDKLAESFLGGIYLAATVIWLN